A stretch of the Arachis stenosperma cultivar V10309 chromosome 6, arast.V10309.gnm1.PFL2, whole genome shotgun sequence genome encodes the following:
- the LOC130934242 gene encoding uncharacterized protein LOC130934242, which translates to MAIDKSLCDLGANINLMPLAMMKKLMIEEVKPTRMLLQLADRSLKIPNGVVENLLVKVGNFIFPADFVVLDIDEEGNNSVILGRPFLATARAIIDVEKGEMFLRVHKEQIVTNVFKAMQYPAEKENCMRIDVVDTLVEEVLVANQPEEIKDM; encoded by the coding sequence ATGGCTattgacaaatcactttgtgacctgggagcaaaCATTAACCTAATGCCTCTAGCCATGATGAAGAAATTGATGATAGAGGAGGTTAAACCTACAAGGATGTTActacaacttgctgacagatctcTCAAAATACCAAATGGGGTAGTGGAGAATCTCTTAGTGAAGGTtggaaacttcatattcccagccGATTTTGTGGTTTTGGACATAGATGAGGAAGGAAATAActcagtcattcttggtagaccctttctagccactgctaggGCGATTATTGATGTTGAGAAAGGGGAGATGTTTCTCAGGGTACATAAGGAACAAATAGTTACCAATGTTTTCAAGGCCATGCAATACCCTGCAGAGAAAGAGAATTGCATGAGAATTGATGTGGTGGACACCTTGGTTGAAGAAGTTCTTGTTGCAAACCAACCAGAGGAGATCAAAGACATGTAA